TGGATGATGAACCGAATGTCCTTTCAGCCTTACGCCGCCAACTGCGTGACCTCTATGAGATAGAGGTGGAAACCGACCCGGCCACGGCCCTTCTCAGCATAGACAAAAAAAAACCATTTGCAGCCGTCGTATCCGACTTCAAGATGCCCAAAATGAACGGCATCGAGTTCCTCAACGAATTCAAAAAGCTCAGCCCGGACACGACCCGTGTCATGTTGACCGGGTATGCTGATCTGGACAATGCCATCCGAGCCGTCAACGACGGAAACGTTTTCAGGTTTCTCACGAAACCATGCGACACGGATACTTTGCTCAAGAATGTCAAGGAAGCAGTCAAGCAACACGAACTGATCACTGCCAAAAAAGTTCTGCTTGAAAGAACGCTCAAGGGTAGCGTTGAACTGTTGAGTGAAATAACAACTCTGGTCAATCCCGAAGCAGGCGAACGAATCAACAGAATCAGACGATATATCCGTTATTTCGCAGAACAAAAGGGCATTACAGATTACTGGAGATACGACATTGCGACCATGCTTTCACAACTTGGGACACTCATACTGCCGCCAGAGACTATCTCCACATTGTTCTCGGGAAAAGAGCTATCGAAGGAACAAAAACAGTTGTTCGAAATGCACCCCGGCATAGCTCAAAGCCTGATCGCCAAACTGCCGAGACTTCAATCCATTGGAGATATGGTCGCGTATCAGCTCAAGGGCTTTGATGGTTCCGGGGCACCGAAAAATACGGTCAAAGGCGAAGATATTCCACTCGGTGGACGCATGCTCCGAATAGCCCTCGACTACGATTTAGCACTCCAATGTGAAAAGACCCCGCAAAAAGCCTTTCTCCATTTGGAGAAAAACTCTGATGTCTATGACCCGGAACTCCTGTATTTTCTCGAAAGCATGCTTGGCGTTGAAGCCAGGTACAAGATCCAGACCGTCCATTTTCGCGAGTTGAGACCGAGAATGGTCCTGCACGAAGACATCGTTTCCAACCATGGGGCACTGCTCCTGAGAAAGAGTCTCGAACTCGACAAGGGAAAAGTCGATCGAATACACATGTTTGCCAACAAAGTTGGCATCAATGAAACTATCACTGTCCTTGTCCCGGAGATAGGAGACTAAATGCATACTCAAGAACAAAACAACCATGTTAAAATACTGATGGTTGATGATGAAGAAAATGTCCTGCTAAGTCATCACAGGACACTTCGAC
The genomic region above belongs to uncultured Pseudodesulfovibrio sp. and contains:
- a CDS encoding HD domain-containing phosphohydrolase is translated as MLARVLLVDDEPNVLSALRRQLRDLYEIEVETDPATALLSIDKKKPFAAVVSDFKMPKMNGIEFLNEFKKLSPDTTRVMLTGYADLDNAIRAVNDGNVFRFLTKPCDTDTLLKNVKEAVKQHELITAKKVLLERTLKGSVELLSEITTLVNPEAGERINRIRRYIRYFAEQKGITDYWRYDIATMLSQLGTLILPPETISTLFSGKELSKEQKQLFEMHPGIAQSLIAKLPRLQSIGDMVAYQLKGFDGSGAPKNTVKGEDIPLGGRMLRIALDYDLALQCEKTPQKAFLHLEKNSDVYDPELLYFLESMLGVEARYKIQTVHFRELRPRMVLHEDIVSNHGALLLRKSLELDKGKVDRIHMFANKVGINETITVLVPEIGD